Proteins from a genomic interval of Clostridium sp. 'deep sea':
- a CDS encoding class II aldolase/adducin family protein, producing MEKHEAQIAVIEAAKILLEKVLVTNTGGNVSLKINEDYFAITPSGRDYETLSVNDIVVVNIHTLEYEGDLKPSFECKLHAALYKLKPQIRAIIHSHSIYASIVSVAHKEVPCMSDKMLSFIGSKIPITKYAVSSSKKLIHNTITAIGNKNAVILANHGAFCVGTDMNIAIDTCYIMEQSCKDFINSYKEVK from the coding sequence TTGGAGAAACATGAAGCACAAATAGCTGTTATAGAGGCAGCTAAAATACTTTTAGAAAAAGTATTAGTAACTAATACAGGCGGCAATGTTAGTTTAAAAATCAATGAAGATTACTTTGCAATTACCCCAAGTGGTAGGGATTACGAAACCCTTTCAGTTAACGATATAGTTGTTGTAAATATACATACTCTAGAATATGAAGGAGACCTAAAGCCTTCATTTGAATGCAAACTACATGCTGCATTGTACAAACTTAAGCCCCAGATTAGAGCAATTATTCATAGCCATTCTATATATGCAAGTATTGTAAGTGTAGCTCATAAAGAGGTACCTTGTATGTCTGATAAAATGTTAAGTTTTATCGGCAGTAAAATACCCATAACAAAATATGCTGTCTCAAGCTCTAAAAAACTTATTCATAACACCATAACTGCTATTGGTAATAAAAATGCAGTTATTTTAGCTAATCATGGAGCTTTTTGTGTGGGCACAGATATGAATATAGCAATTGATACATGTTATATAATGGAGCAGTCCTGTAAAGACTTTATTAACAGCTATAAGGAGGTAAAATAA
- a CDS encoding DUF4097 family beta strand repeat-containing protein, whose product MKSRIKVIIASLFMIVILVGCNIDLFGEYEMVSVDETVNDVTGIFDLIKVDVICTNINLVADDRDNILIKLTGEKSKNVKHQLKVNKVDDCLEILIDFNKLSGLRSIDFKLDIHIPKNYVQSMDLTTSSGDITIKDFTLDNLALDLSSGDSSLQNITSNKLSLAISSGDTTIDKVDANSFDFSASSGMLTANELTTDTFKYGVTSGDIKIEKFRGDICGEGSSADIEFNYSEFDNEIAIEATSGDVTINLPNTAEFNLAAKVSSGNIVCDFPILTQGKQEDDVLNGTVISADNKINIQTSSGDILIKYLIKDE is encoded by the coding sequence ATGAAGAGTAGAATAAAAGTAATAATAGCTAGTTTATTTATGATTGTCATATTGGTTGGTTGTAACATAGATTTGTTTGGTGAATATGAAATGGTAAGTGTAGATGAAACAGTAAATGATGTGACTGGCATATTCGATTTAATAAAAGTTGATGTGATTTGTACAAATATAAACTTAGTTGCTGATGATAGAGATAATATTCTAATTAAATTAACAGGAGAAAAGTCTAAAAATGTAAAACATCAATTAAAAGTTAATAAGGTAGATGATTGTTTAGAAATATTAATAGACTTTAACAAGCTAAGTGGTTTAAGAAGCATAGATTTTAAATTAGATATTCATATTCCTAAAAACTATGTCCAAAGCATGGATCTTACTACATCATCTGGTGATATAACAATTAAAGATTTTACTTTAGATAATCTAGCGTTAGATTTATCATCGGGGGATAGTAGCTTACAAAATATCACAAGCAATAAACTCAGTCTAGCTATCAGCTCTGGTGATACCACAATAGACAAAGTAGATGCAAACAGCTTTGATTTTTCAGCATCATCGGGTATGTTGACAGCTAATGAATTAACAACAGATACATTTAAGTATGGTGTTACATCTGGTGATATAAAAATAGAGAAATTTAGGGGTGATATATGCGGTGAAGGATCATCAGCTGATATTGAGTTTAATTATTCAGAGTTTGATAATGAAATTGCTATTGAGGCTACGTCTGGTGATGTGACAATTAACTTGCCAAATACTGCTGAGTTTAACTTAGCTGCTAAAGTTAGTTCTGGTAATATAGTATGTGATTTTCCAATCCTAACCCAGGGTAAACAGGAAGATGATGTGCTTAACGGCACTGTTATAAGTGCAGATAATAAAATAAATATACAGACATCATCTGGTGATATTTTAATTAAGTATCTAATAAAAGATGAATAG
- a CDS encoding AraC family transcriptional regulator: MNQINANILEISNKNMSHKHAYAQIVIPLESNVYIQTNYGAFTIDNKSLGFIPPNCFHDFRSEAGEKSLVIDIPMSMIKKSDLEKFKASSKVLINESMSLLIRLIMLEIDNKTNPSTIKYLYFFLYDKIIERNISKSIDYINKHYNEDLNINKLAEIEHYNVNYYSEWFKKQESMNPKDYIQKLRIEKAKELLLTTKYSISEISNQVGYSHSSSFCRVFKIIEKMSPTEYRKKYKLSRD; the protein is encoded by the coding sequence ATGAACCAAATCAACGCAAACATCTTAGAAATCTCTAACAAAAACATGTCTCATAAACATGCTTATGCCCAAATAGTAATCCCCTTAGAGTCTAATGTTTACATTCAAACTAATTATGGAGCATTCACCATAGATAATAAGTCACTTGGTTTTATACCACCTAACTGTTTTCATGACTTTAGAAGTGAAGCTGGTGAAAAATCTTTAGTAATAGACATTCCAATGAGCATGATTAAAAAAAGTGATCTTGAAAAATTCAAGGCAAGTAGCAAGGTTTTAATAAACGAAAGTATGTCTTTATTAATTAGGCTTATTATGTTAGAGATAGATAACAAAACAAACCCCTCTACAATTAAATACCTATATTTTTTCTTGTACGATAAGATTATTGAGCGTAATATTTCAAAATCTATAGACTATATTAATAAACATTATAATGAAGATTTAAATATAAATAAGCTTGCTGAAATTGAACATTATAATGTTAACTATTATTCAGAATGGTTTAAAAAACAAGAGTCTATGAACCCCAAAGACTATATTCAAAAGTTGCGCATAGAAAAGGCTAAAGAACTTTTACTTACAACAAAATATAGTATAAGCGAAATATCTAATCAGGTTGGTTACAGCCATAGTTCATCTTTTTGTAGGGTTTTTAAAATTATTGAAAAAATGTCTCCAACTGAATATCGCAAAAAATATAAGCTAAGTCGAGATTAA
- a CDS encoding BtrH N-terminal domain-containing protein has product MKKIVDNFKTLGGKHCVTTALKQIFDYYNCFISEEMLFGLGCGLDFVYLNLASFPMISGRNKPFVFEKMLADNLNIKIKCKSSTSNANAVKKTKQIINNNKPVIIYVDMAYLKYLNLNKESHFGGHAVVLFGYDDEKQHYYISDRDNSNFAIRTPKQPIKSDFHLVSYNELAKARNSKYRPFPANNKYLDIDLTDFKGVTEQSVVTSITLTCNKMLKAPAKLLGINGINKFSKEVLTWNKFKIEKLKLAGINNYFQISADGGTGGGMFREMFADFLVESAALLNSTVIQNLGYSYKQEAKKWNIISELMWQLYQTANKNILKEISNISQKISVTELSLLTQLQYEINNIRRNGTEAHSLQ; this is encoded by the coding sequence ATGAAAAAAATAGTTGATAATTTTAAAACATTAGGTGGCAAACACTGTGTTACTACAGCCTTAAAACAAATCTTTGATTATTACAATTGTTTTATATCTGAGGAAATGTTGTTTGGTTTAGGCTGTGGTCTTGATTTTGTTTATTTAAATTTAGCAAGCTTTCCTATGATATCAGGTAGAAACAAACCCTTTGTATTCGAAAAAATGCTAGCAGATAACTTAAACATTAAAATAAAGTGTAAATCAAGTACTAGTAATGCAAATGCAGTTAAAAAAACTAAACAGATAATTAACAATAATAAACCAGTTATAATCTATGTGGACATGGCTTATTTAAAATACCTAAACCTAAATAAAGAGAGTCACTTTGGAGGACATGCAGTAGTATTATTTGGCTATGATGATGAAAAACAACACTACTATATAAGTGACAGAGATAACTCAAATTTTGCGATAAGAACTCCAAAACAGCCTATTAAAAGCGATTTTCATTTAGTAAGCTACAATGAGTTAGCTAAAGCTCGAAACAGTAAATATAGACCGTTTCCTGCTAACAATAAATACCTAGATATAGATTTAACTGATTTTAAAGGTGTTACTGAGCAAAGTGTAGTAACCTCAATTACTTTAACTTGCAACAAAATGCTTAAGGCACCTGCCAAGTTATTAGGTATTAATGGCATTAATAAATTCAGTAAAGAAGTACTAACGTGGAATAAATTTAAGATAGAGAAATTGAAATTAGCTGGAATAAACAATTACTTTCAAATAAGTGCCGATGGTGGTACAGGTGGGGGTATGTTTAGAGAGATGTTTGCAGACTTTTTAGTTGAGAGTGCCGCCCTCTTAAATAGCACTGTTATTCAGAACTTAGGTTATAGCTATAAGCAAGAAGCAAAGAAGTGGAATATCATATCAGAACTAATGTGGCAACTCTACCAAACAGCTAACAAAAACATTTTAAAAGAGATTAGCAATATAAGCCAAAAAATATCTGTAACTGAACTTAGTTTATTAACTCAATTACAATATGAAATAAATAACATACGAAGGAATGGCACAGAGGCACATTCCCTACAATAG
- a CDS encoding response regulator, with translation MLELIKTKIFRRQFLYFIVLITFMFTVILSAITVITKQSLEKQVLQHTVLSKEQVVGDLRRYLSNRIQEIKSYVISLEEYNTSEIKSAKIQNYLYEQFLNQDNFRSFGIINKEGIIVNSNLTEDMNAINLKDRDYFKNGMNNISSVSGFLVSKRNGDSIMIIAEPINLSDNTRHVLFGAIAISKMEKIIENFTNKNNNKVFLLDEMHNIVSTNYYNELMAKKVPNKLQRNSTAITALKSKSQGSGTYDDIFNIHVFGSYEWIYSLNIGVIVESDYEVAMVSYTSLVKIVILIAFVVYTLGICLSFLMSLQFIQPLNVIIKSVENFSNNNPQLKEAQPIEIIEDNELNDLVIAINEMQTKIVEREQRFNKLIIQLKEEKKNAAEANKLKSQFLANMSHELRTPLNSIIGFTRRVMKKTKDNLPKVQYENLAIVMSEAEHLLELINNLLDYSKIEAHRMDTYIESFNLVSVIDEISNMFNITLENSTLNYERELYSDNIPILSDRTKVKQILLNLISNAFKYSEKGTIIVSVTEQNDKLIIKVIDEGIGISNKDIQNIFDEFRQVDGSYTRKVGGTGLGLSITKKMTTLLQGSIFVNSEENVGSEFTVVLPKVYKKNTEQNVENIIIDRAYKFTNNKIVCVDDDLAMHKLYKQYFDKENNNVTYLTGKEDVIGVIEEIMPKAVLLDIMLPNKDGWDILAHIKSSDKLRNIAVIMVSVLNERKIAYHLKADNYLVKPVLREELIEAINKVDLLNDFQRDILIADDDDNFVSLAEQVLSDYVTDIRSASDGEIAIQKIKEKKPAILLLDIMMPKYNGFEVLEYLKKNRLLDDIVVIVITAKDLSDKEKQQLEDAADLILRKSGLNIEDIIPQILLEINK, from the coding sequence ATGTTAGAGCTTATTAAAACAAAAATATTTAGAAGACAATTCTTATATTTTATTGTTTTAATTACCTTTATGTTTACAGTTATTTTATCTGCAATTACGGTAATAACTAAGCAATCATTAGAAAAGCAAGTGCTGCAACATACTGTACTTTCTAAAGAGCAAGTAGTGGGTGACCTAAGGAGGTATTTATCTAATAGAATACAAGAAATTAAGTCTTATGTAATATCACTAGAAGAATACAACACCTCAGAAATTAAGTCTGCTAAAATACAAAATTATCTATATGAGCAATTTCTTAATCAAGATAATTTTAGAAGCTTTGGCATTATCAATAAAGAGGGCATAATTGTAAATAGTAACTTAACTGAAGATATGAATGCCATAAATTTAAAAGACCGTGATTATTTTAAAAATGGTATGAACAACATATCCTCTGTTAGTGGTTTTTTGGTTAGTAAAAGAAATGGTGATTCAATAATGATTATTGCTGAACCAATAAATCTTAGTGACAACACTAGGCATGTATTATTTGGTGCAATTGCTATTAGTAAAATGGAAAAAATAATAGAAAATTTTACTAATAAAAATAATAATAAGGTATTTTTGCTTGATGAAATGCATAATATAGTGAGCACAAATTATTATAATGAGCTAATGGCTAAAAAAGTCCCAAATAAACTACAAAGAAACTCAACCGCTATTACAGCCCTTAAATCAAAATCTCAAGGATCAGGAACTTATGATGATATTTTTAATATTCACGTATTTGGATCTTATGAGTGGATTTACTCTTTAAATATAGGTGTAATAGTTGAGTCGGATTATGAAGTGGCAATGGTGTCATATACTTCATTAGTTAAAATTGTTATATTAATAGCTTTTGTAGTATATACATTAGGCATATGTTTGTCGTTTCTGATGAGCTTGCAATTTATTCAACCTTTAAATGTAATTATTAAAAGTGTAGAAAACTTCTCAAACAACAACCCTCAACTAAAAGAGGCTCAGCCGATAGAAATTATTGAAGATAATGAGCTTAATGATTTGGTGATTGCCATAAATGAAATGCAAACTAAAATTGTGGAGCGAGAACAACGCTTCAACAAGTTAATTATACAGCTTAAAGAAGAGAAGAAAAATGCAGCTGAAGCAAATAAATTAAAGAGTCAGTTTTTAGCAAATATGTCGCATGAATTACGTACCCCTCTAAACTCTATTATTGGTTTCACCCGTCGAGTAATGAAGAAAACTAAAGATAATTTACCAAAAGTTCAGTATGAAAACCTTGCTATAGTTATGAGTGAAGCAGAGCATCTTTTAGAGTTAATTAACAATTTACTAGACTACTCAAAAATTGAGGCACACCGCATGGATACCTACATTGAGAGCTTCAACTTAGTAAGTGTTATAGATGAAATCAGTAATATGTTTAATATAACCTTAGAAAATAGCACTTTAAACTATGAAAGAGAGCTGTATAGCGACAATATACCTATTCTATCTGATAGAACAAAGGTAAAACAAATTCTACTTAATTTAATTAGTAATGCCTTTAAATATTCTGAGAAAGGTACGATTATAGTTAGTGTAACAGAGCAAAATGATAAATTAATTATAAAAGTGATAGACGAAGGAATAGGTATTTCTAACAAAGATATCCAAAATATCTTTGATGAGTTTAGGCAGGTAGATGGCTCTTACACCAGAAAAGTTGGGGGTACAGGTTTAGGTTTATCTATTACGAAAAAAATGACTACTTTATTACAAGGATCAATATTTGTTAATAGTGAAGAAAACGTTGGTAGTGAGTTTACGGTTGTGTTACCAAAAGTATACAAAAAGAATACAGAGCAAAACGTTGAAAACATAATTATTGACAGAGCCTATAAGTTTACAAATAACAAAATTGTTTGTGTAGATGATGATTTAGCTATGCATAAGCTGTATAAACAGTATTTTGATAAAGAAAACAACAATGTAACTTATTTGACTGGCAAAGAAGATGTAATAGGAGTTATTGAAGAAATTATGCCAAAGGCAGTTTTACTGGATATAATGCTTCCCAATAAAGATGGATGGGATATTTTAGCCCATATTAAATCTAGTGATAAACTTAGAAATATAGCTGTGATTATGGTTTCAGTGCTTAATGAAAGGAAAATTGCTTATCATCTTAAAGCAGATAACTACTTAGTTAAGCCAGTGTTAAGAGAAGAGCTAATAGAGGCCATAAATAAAGTTGACCTGTTAAATGATTTTCAAAGGGACATTTTAATAGCAGATGATGATGATAATTTTGTGAGTCTAGCAGAACAAGTACTTAGTGATTATGTTACAGATATTAGGAGTGCTAGTGATGGTGAAATTGCAATTCAAAAAATTAAAGAAAAGAAACCAGCCATTTTATTGCTAGATATAATGATGCCAAAATATAATGGATTTGAAGTACTGGAGTATTTAAAGAAAAATAGGTTACTTGATGACATAGTAGTAATAGTTATTACGGCGAAAGACTTAAGTGATAAAGAAAAACAGCAGTTAGAGGATGCGGCAGATTTAATATTAAGAAAATCTGGATTAAATATAGAAGATATAATACCTCAAATTTTATTGGAAATAAACAAATAG
- a CDS encoding class II aldolase/adducin family protein, which translates to MNTSNGKQEILKYIKLLKEIGLFKNKLGCISLRVDEDNILISPCIENKYFTLDDIKIVSKSNVCKNIATEELEIHRNIYKYRKDINAIIHLFSDYVLQSSCNNENIPPVLEDMAQVIGPTINISNKQALNVVKCLKGRSAVLVNAEGGLCTGKSLHEAYLTCQILEKSCTVFNESKKIGGAKPINNAIAFAMHQVYLRKSNKRKL; encoded by the coding sequence ATGAACACCTCTAACGGTAAACAGGAGATTTTAAAATACATTAAGCTTTTAAAAGAAATAGGTTTATTTAAAAATAAGCTAGGCTGTATAAGCCTTAGAGTAGATGAAGATAATATATTAATATCACCGTGTATTGAGAATAAATACTTTACATTAGATGATATAAAAATTGTTTCTAAAAGCAATGTTTGCAAAAATATTGCTACTGAAGAGTTAGAGATTCATAGAAATATCTATAAGTATAGAAAAGATATAAATGCAATTATTCATTTATTTAGCGATTATGTTTTGCAAAGTAGCTGTAATAATGAAAACATTCCTCCAGTTTTAGAGGATATGGCTCAAGTTATAGGACCAACTATAAATATTAGTAATAAACAGGCACTAAACGTGGTTAAGTGTTTAAAAGGTAGATCTGCTGTTTTAGTAAATGCAGAAGGTGGTTTATGTACAGGTAAATCCTTACATGAGGCTTATTTAACTTGCCAGATATTAGAAAAATCCTGTACAGTGTTTAACGAGTCCAAAAAAATAGGCGGAGCAAAACCCATTAATAATGCTATAGCCTTTGCTATGCATCAAGTGTATTTACGTAAGTCTAATAAAAGAAAACTATAA
- a CDS encoding EFR1 family ferrodoxin (N-terminal region resembles flavodoxins. C-terminal ferrodoxin region binds two 4Fe-4S clusters.), with protein MKIFYFTATGNSLYVAKTFKANLYSIPSELNNSKLTYQDDKIGLIFPCYFGGVPRIVKEFLSKAKLTSDYVFVIITYGSSVMGTYNMLKQLALKNNIDIKYINKVKMVDNFIPLFKIEKELEKKDENKINDKIITIVRDVLRGKTKKPSSNFIVNFITKVVYSWFTKRQGSYDKHFYVTDNCNSCRVCEMVCPVNNIIVNRTVQFLHKCDYCLACTNLCPENAIRMRNEKSKMRYLNKHIKRAEIIRANDVSSS; from the coding sequence ATGAAGATATTTTACTTTACAGCAACTGGTAACAGCTTATATGTAGCTAAAACATTTAAAGCCAATTTATACTCAATACCCAGTGAGCTTAATAACAGCAAACTAACATACCAAGATGATAAAATAGGCCTTATTTTTCCATGCTATTTTGGTGGAGTTCCACGTATTGTAAAAGAGTTTTTATCTAAGGCAAAGCTAACTAGTGATTATGTTTTTGTGATAATTACTTACGGTAGTAGTGTAATGGGAACCTATAATATGCTTAAACAACTTGCCCTTAAAAATAATATAGATATTAAGTATATTAACAAAGTGAAAATGGTAGATAATTTTATTCCACTATTTAAAATAGAAAAAGAACTAGAAAAAAAAGATGAAAACAAAATTAATGATAAAATAATAACGATTGTTAGAGATGTACTAAGGGGCAAAACTAAAAAACCTAGCAGTAACTTTATTGTTAATTTTATTACTAAAGTAGTTTACAGCTGGTTTACAAAACGGCAGGGTAGCTATGACAAACATTTTTATGTGACCGATAATTGTAATAGTTGCAGAGTTTGTGAAATGGTTTGCCCAGTAAACAACATTATTGTTAATAGAACTGTTCAGTTTTTACATAAGTGTGATTATTGTTTGGCATGTACAAATTTGTGCCCTGAAAATGCCATTCGAATGAGAAATGAAAAAAGTAAAATGAGGTACCTTAATAAACATATAAAACGTGCTGAAATAATAAGAGCAAATGATGTAAGTAGTTCTTAA
- a CDS encoding class I SAM-dependent methyltransferase, with amino-acid sequence MKKKIEKNWNSMVDAYEQFTNKPSSYSLAIEWPSIKQLLPNIQNKKILDLGCGSGRFSFLLESLNPRKITAIDLSQQMLNKAKEIANTKQSKVEFLTADIENLSILEDNSYDLVFSSTTLHYLPQLNKIMSEIQRVLVLNGVCILSVIHPIYTSHYPLAQNNEFPKDDDWQVRYLNKELRAYVQPWIEFNDNIKNYLSISYHHTFADYVNNAINVNLNIISVSEPEPPKQWSIDTPTRYTGFINTPTYLIIKLQKSF; translated from the coding sequence ATGAAAAAGAAAATAGAAAAAAATTGGAATAGCATGGTTGATGCTTATGAGCAGTTTACTAATAAGCCCAGCTCTTATAGCTTAGCTATAGAATGGCCATCAATTAAGCAGCTATTGCCAAATATACAGAATAAAAAAATATTAGACTTAGGCTGTGGTTCAGGACGATTTAGCTTTTTACTTGAATCATTAAATCCAAGAAAAATTACTGCAATAGATTTGTCTCAGCAAATGTTGAATAAAGCTAAAGAGATAGCTAATACGAAACAGTCAAAAGTTGAGTTTCTTACGGCAGATATAGAGAACTTATCTATATTAGAAGATAATAGTTATGATTTAGTATTTTCATCTACTACACTTCATTATTTGCCTCAGTTAAACAAAATAATGAGTGAAATACAACGAGTTTTAGTACTAAATGGAGTTTGCATTTTATCTGTGATACATCCGATATATACATCACATTATCCGCTAGCTCAAAACAATGAGTTTCCAAAAGATGATGATTGGCAGGTGAGGTATTTAAATAAAGAGCTAAGAGCCTATGTTCAACCTTGGATAGAATTTAATGACAATATTAAAAACTACCTAAGTATAAGCTATCATCATACATTTGCTGATTATGTTAATAACGCTATAAACGTTAATTTAAATATTATATCTGTAAGTGAACCTGAACCACCCAAACAATGGAGTATAGATACACCTACAAGATACACAGGATTTATAAATACACCAACCTATTTGATAATTAAACTACAAAAGAGTTTTTAA
- a CDS encoding diguanylate cyclase, translating into MNERILIVDDHKNNIRLLEDILQDEGYETYRAYDGEEAIKKAFNIQPDLVLLDIMMPKLDGYSVCETLQKSSETVGIPIIMVTARVESRALKKALEVGAYDYIKKPIDDIEVLARVASALKHRKHLITLKNRSFKDGLTGVCNHSACQEIIDKELKNTSKKMLSFVMLDIDHFKHINDKYGHIAGDAILKELAIVVSTVVKGRARLGRYGGDEFYVISSVNDISETQLLCDEILKSVENHVFSIPNDQLNLTVSIGYRCIPKEQVSTNCIIADADKALYQAKEEGKNKVVSYK; encoded by the coding sequence ATGAATGAACGAATACTGATAGTTGATGATCATAAGAATAATATAAGACTATTAGAGGATATATTACAAGATGAAGGTTATGAAACCTATCGAGCTTACGATGGGGAAGAAGCTATAAAAAAAGCTTTTAATATTCAACCAGATCTTGTACTACTAGATATAATGATGCCTAAGTTAGATGGCTATAGTGTATGTGAAACACTGCAGAAATCTAGTGAAACAGTAGGCATACCTATTATTATGGTTACTGCACGGGTAGAAAGTAGAGCCCTTAAAAAAGCACTAGAGGTTGGAGCATATGATTACATTAAAAAGCCGATAGATGACATAGAGGTATTAGCAAGAGTTGCTTCTGCTTTAAAGCATCGCAAACATCTTATTACCTTAAAAAACAGATCTTTTAAAGATGGTTTAACAGGTGTTTGTAATCATAGTGCTTGTCAAGAGATAATTGATAAGGAATTAAAAAATACAAGTAAAAAAATGCTCTCTTTTGTGATGTTAGATATAGATCATTTTAAACATATTAACGATAAATATGGGCATATTGCTGGAGATGCTATTCTAAAAGAGCTTGCAATTGTTGTTTCAACTGTAGTTAAAGGTAGGGCTCGTTTAGGAAGATATGGAGGGGACGAGTTCTATGTAATCTCATCTGTAAACGATATTAGCGAAACCCAACTACTCTGTGATGAAATTCTCAAAAGTGTTGAAAATCATGTATTTAGTATACCTAATGATCAGTTAAATTTAACTGTAAGTATTGGCTACAGATGTATTCCCAAAGAGCAGGTTAGCACTAATTGTATAATAGCTGATGCTGATAAAGCTTTATATCAGGCTAAAGAAGAAGGTAAAAATAAGGTAGTTAGTTATAAATAA